One Gordonia sp. SID5947 genomic region harbors:
- a CDS encoding TRAM domain-containing protein, whose protein sequence is MNESIGRAGGVGAELIVRLDRPANGGESVGRVDGRVVFVRGAIPGEQVRVQITDDRRESFLRGEVVEILEPSAHRIDTPCDAARHGAGCCDLGFVEPGHARTLKGQVILDALTRIGRFSVADLDGIDAGTVASLGDDGTHWRVRTRLGVDAEGRAGMHAFHGSSIITDHPCAAPEPGMVDGLDAYTVTPGADLAVVADMDGRRHITELAPPRVHARRSRPGTRGRTQSIRRGREAPRAQRVVEGDPMAAHRVGDRIWQIPVAAFWQAHRAAPSAYARTVVELLAGVELAAGPEPLVAWDLYGGAGVFAAAMLDAPGDGLEAIGTVHVVESDTAAVSAAERTFADDDRVVLHPGDVAGVAAGLPTPDVVILDPPRTGAGAAVIDVVADADPAVIVHVGCDVGRFARDLALFAEHGYQPRVIRSFDAFPMTHHVEAIACLVPAHREM, encoded by the coding sequence ATGAACGAATCCATCGGCAGGGCAGGCGGTGTGGGCGCCGAGCTGATCGTACGGCTGGACCGCCCCGCCAACGGCGGCGAGTCGGTCGGTCGGGTGGACGGTCGCGTCGTCTTCGTCCGTGGCGCCATCCCGGGTGAGCAGGTCCGCGTGCAGATCACCGACGACCGACGGGAGAGCTTCCTGCGCGGGGAGGTGGTCGAGATCCTGGAGCCGTCGGCGCACCGCATCGACACGCCATGCGACGCCGCACGTCACGGGGCAGGCTGCTGCGATCTCGGGTTCGTCGAGCCCGGGCACGCGCGAACGCTGAAGGGACAGGTCATCCTGGATGCGCTTACGCGCATAGGCCGGTTCTCGGTGGCCGATCTCGACGGCATCGACGCGGGCACGGTCGCGTCGCTGGGAGATGACGGCACCCACTGGCGGGTGCGGACCCGACTCGGTGTCGATGCCGAGGGTCGCGCTGGGATGCACGCGTTCCACGGCTCGTCCATCATCACCGATCACCCTTGTGCCGCACCTGAACCCGGAATGGTCGACGGACTCGACGCTTACACCGTCACGCCCGGAGCGGATCTCGCGGTGGTCGCCGACATGGACGGACGTCGCCACATCACCGAACTCGCCCCACCTCGTGTGCATGCGCGGCGAAGCCGACCCGGTACGCGCGGTCGGACGCAATCGATACGCAGGGGTCGCGAGGCGCCCCGCGCCCAGCGGGTCGTCGAGGGTGATCCCATGGCCGCCCATCGGGTGGGGGATCGGATATGGCAGATTCCGGTCGCGGCGTTCTGGCAGGCACATCGCGCCGCACCGTCGGCCTATGCGCGCACCGTGGTCGAACTGCTGGCCGGCGTGGAGCTCGCGGCCGGGCCGGAGCCGCTCGTCGCGTGGGATCTCTACGGCGGTGCCGGCGTATTCGCCGCGGCGATGCTCGACGCCCCGGGCGATGGACTGGAAGCCATCGGAACCGTGCACGTGGTCGAGTCCGATACGGCCGCCGTCTCGGCCGCCGAGCGGACCTTCGCCGACGATGACCGGGTGGTCCTGCATCCCGGTGACGTCGCCGGCGTGGCGGCCGGGCTACCCACGCCCGACGTGGTGATCCTCGACCCGCCCCGCACCGGCGCGGGGGCAGCCGTGATCGATGTGGTCGCCGATGCCGACCCGGCGGTGATCGTTCACGTGGGCTGTGACGTGGGACGGTTCGCGCGTGACCTGGCGCTCTTCGCCGAGCACGGGTACCAGCCCCGAGTGATCCGCTCCTTCGACGCGTTTCCGATGACACACCATGTGGAGGCCATCGCCTGCCTGGTACCCGCGCACCGCGAGATGTGA